A genomic stretch from Vibrio neptunius includes:
- the rluB gene encoding 23S rRNA pseudouridine(2605) synthase RluB: MNEKLQKVLARAGHGSRRELEALIKAGRVSVNGVVAKLGERLEDENAVVRIDGHTVSAKAQEEVVCRVLAYYKPEGELCTRHDPEGRRTVFDRLPKIRGSRWISVGRLDANTSGLLLFTTDGELANRLMHPSRQVEREYLVRVFGDVDEKKIRNLVSGVELEDGLARFEDVVYAGGDGMNHTFYVVINEGRNREVRRLWESQDCTVSRLKRVRYGDIFLDKKLPRGGWMELDLKEVNYLRELVELRPEKETMLDENKANTSRKRERSRSQKIRRAVKRHEERMNNGGGRSNNPARRKPRKGAGEQGARNKQRQR; the protein is encoded by the coding sequence ATGAACGAAAAATTACAGAAAGTGTTAGCGCGAGCAGGCCATGGCTCACGACGCGAACTTGAAGCTTTGATCAAAGCGGGTCGCGTGAGTGTGAACGGCGTTGTGGCTAAGCTTGGTGAACGACTAGAAGACGAGAATGCGGTAGTTCGTATTGACGGCCACACTGTTTCTGCGAAGGCGCAGGAAGAAGTGGTGTGTCGCGTACTTGCGTACTACAAACCTGAGGGTGAGCTGTGTACTCGTCATGATCCAGAAGGTCGTCGAACTGTATTTGACCGTCTGCCAAAAATCCGTGGTTCTCGTTGGATCTCTGTGGGTCGTCTGGATGCGAACACATCGGGCCTACTACTATTCACAACCGATGGTGAGCTTGCTAACCGTTTGATGCACCCAAGTCGTCAGGTTGAGCGTGAATACCTTGTGCGCGTATTTGGCGATGTTGACGAGAAGAAAATACGTAATCTAGTTAGTGGTGTAGAGCTTGAAGATGGTCTAGCGCGATTTGAAGACGTTGTTTACGCAGGCGGTGATGGTATGAACCACACTTTCTATGTTGTGATCAACGAAGGTCGTAACCGCGAAGTACGTCGTTTGTGGGAATCTCAAGACTGTACGGTTAGCCGCCTGAAACGCGTTCGTTACGGTGATATCTTCCTTGATAAGAAACTGCCTCGTGGCGGATGGATGGAGCTAGATCTCAAAGAGGTGAACTACCTACGTGAATTAGTAGAACTGCGTCCTGAAAAAGAGACGATGCTTGATGAAAACAAAGCGAATACGTCACGTAAGCGTGAACGCTCACGTAGCCAGAAAATTCGTCGTGCAGTTAAGCGCCATGAAGAGCGAATGAATAACGGTGGTGGGCGTAGCAACAACCCAGCGCGTCGTAAACCGCGTAAAGGTGCAGGCGAGCAAGGAGCTCGTAATAAACAGCGCCAGCGTTAG
- a CDS encoding SGNH/GDSL hydrolase family protein, whose protein sequence is MKTIYKNSKVGSSPLLKTLTTAALVAALAGCAGNPYVTEAERNDVITLGDSIFDLSGELQQFLEGPEMANTTFRDYTLSGAKLSGGIVAKPVVEQYQDAKSDDSNINVIVMDGGGNDILLPAAIFDPHKCKTTWYRPELSSKCKSLVDDVYVETVNLLNEMDQDGVQQVIYLGYYYTTGDKENLHQAIDFGDTRLADACTNTTVSCQFVDPRPHITPDDVLSDNIHPTTSGSQKLAQLIWPYLQAVI, encoded by the coding sequence ATGAAAACCATTTATAAGAACAGTAAAGTTGGCTCTTCACCTCTATTAAAAACTTTGACCACCGCGGCTCTAGTCGCCGCCCTTGCAGGCTGTGCAGGTAATCCGTACGTAACCGAGGCTGAACGCAACGATGTCATTACTTTAGGAGATTCCATTTTTGACCTTTCAGGAGAACTGCAACAATTTCTTGAGGGACCTGAAATGGCCAATACCACGTTCCGTGATTACACCTTAAGTGGTGCTAAGCTGAGCGGAGGAATCGTTGCCAAGCCAGTTGTTGAGCAATATCAGGATGCCAAAAGCGATGACTCCAATATCAATGTTATTGTGATGGATGGAGGCGGTAACGACATCCTACTGCCCGCCGCCATCTTTGACCCTCACAAATGTAAAACCACTTGGTACCGCCCAGAGCTGAGCAGCAAATGTAAAAGCTTGGTTGATGATGTCTATGTGGAAACCGTTAATCTACTCAACGAAATGGACCAAGATGGTGTACAACAGGTCATCTATCTGGGTTACTACTACACCACGGGCGATAAGGAGAATCTTCATCAGGCTATCGATTTTGGCGATACCCGACTTGCTGACGCTTGTACCAACACCACAGTATCCTGTCAGTTTGTCGACCCTAGACCTCACATCACACCAGACGATGTCCTATCGGACAATATTCATCCCACAACTTCGGGATCTCAAAAACTGGCGCAGCTAATCTGGCCTTACCTACAAGCCGTAATCTAG
- a CDS encoding 2OG-Fe dioxygenase family protein, with product MMLPNRETTLQLTKLSDNAFAQLAPSFTKLPNTEHADGQYRLRRYSVIQFKDGQVIDLQKNEFMQTDDINRFQGNVVRQFEPIETPTLQSEGMREICQLFVEANKLIDGQEIEIHQMRISAIFDETQVAPEGVHQDGFEHIALIGMGRHNIEGGDVMLYSSFNEAPFFRKVLQNGEVAMLADNKLWHNATPIRSVIEGEEGYMDVFVLTAKEAVNELHS from the coding sequence ATGATGTTACCTAACCGCGAAACAACTCTGCAGCTCACTAAGCTAAGTGACAATGCTTTTGCACAGTTGGCGCCGTCTTTTACCAAGCTACCCAATACCGAGCATGCAGATGGCCAATATCGTTTGCGACGTTACTCTGTGATTCAGTTTAAAGATGGTCAGGTTATTGATCTTCAGAAAAATGAGTTTATGCAAACCGATGATATTAATCGTTTTCAGGGTAATGTCGTACGACAATTCGAGCCGATTGAAACACCGACTCTTCAAAGTGAAGGAATGCGTGAAATTTGCCAGTTATTTGTAGAGGCCAACAAGCTGATTGACGGTCAGGAAATTGAAATTCACCAAATGCGCATCTCTGCTATTTTCGATGAAACTCAGGTAGCCCCTGAAGGCGTGCATCAAGATGGGTTTGAGCATATTGCTCTGATTGGTATGGGGCGACACAACATCGAAGGTGGTGATGTGATGCTTTACAGCAGCTTCAACGAGGCACCTTTCTTCCGTAAAGTATTGCAAAACGGTGAAGTCGCTATGTTGGCCGATAATAAGCTTTGGCATAACGCGACGCCTATTCGCTCTGTAATTGAAGGTGAAGAAGGGTATATGGACGTATTTGTACTAACCGCGAAGGAAGCCGTGAATGAACTTCACTCCTAA
- a CDS encoding PhzF family phenazine biosynthesis protein yields the protein MELDIYQVDSFTTETFKGNPAGVCITDQPLDESLMFAIAAEMAVSETAFLSLSDMRLRWFTPEVEVKLCGHGTLAVAHVLKQQGKIATGDSITFNTLSGLLSVKVLSSTYTLDFPAPKLEYQQQCSEERLRALGLSEQQVVSYCHFDSKELFELSDEQAVHDLSPDFSSLIRQSGRGIIITAQSTQSNSDIISRYFAPWVGVNEDPVTGSAHCALAEFWAGKIDKAVLTAYQASSRGGYLDIERVGNGRVKLSGSAVIALKGTLFI from the coding sequence ATGGAATTAGACATCTATCAAGTCGACTCATTTACCACCGAAACTTTCAAAGGCAATCCAGCGGGTGTCTGCATTACGGACCAGCCACTTGATGAGTCATTGATGTTTGCTATTGCCGCAGAAATGGCGGTGTCTGAAACAGCGTTTTTGTCCTTGAGTGATATGCGATTGCGCTGGTTCACACCTGAAGTAGAAGTCAAACTGTGCGGGCACGGCACGCTCGCTGTTGCCCATGTCCTTAAACAGCAAGGAAAGATTGCAACTGGCGACAGCATTACCTTTAATACCTTATCCGGTTTGCTGAGTGTGAAGGTGCTGAGTTCGACTTATACGTTGGACTTCCCCGCCCCTAAATTGGAGTACCAACAACAGTGTTCTGAAGAGAGACTTCGTGCACTCGGGTTATCTGAACAACAGGTTGTCTCCTACTGCCATTTTGATTCTAAAGAGCTGTTTGAGCTTAGCGACGAACAAGCAGTGCATGATCTTAGCCCTGACTTTTCTTCATTGATTAGGCAATCAGGGCGAGGGATCATCATCACCGCTCAATCCACCCAATCCAATAGCGATATCATCTCTCGCTACTTTGCGCCTTGGGTCGGCGTGAATGAAGATCCGGTGACTGGTTCAGCGCACTGTGCACTAGCTGAGTTCTGGGCAGGAAAAATCGACAAGGCTGTACTCACCGCCTACCAAGCATCCTCAAGGGGCGGTTATCTGGATATCGAACGAGTGGGAAATGGGCGAGTCAAGCTTTCTGGTAGCGCAGTGATTGCGCTTAAAGGCACGCTGTTTATCTGA
- a CDS encoding insulinase family protein, producing the protein MKKILILVVLLLTACAQQTTSIPIEKNTNWTSGQLNNGLKYHIYPIDTEALSLRLFIHAGSLEETPDQLGYAHFVEHMAFNGSENFTPNEVIELMEKTGASGDDVNAYTSYEETVYTLSLPNQDELDKAMLWLRDVANRVTFSPDEVEREKGVVLAEYRRRAPENRSFYDKAYENSIKGTPYEGKAAIGTAESIQNATSQSLKAFYDTWYQPQLSELIIVGDIKREDARELIKKMFSDWQSTSDSQPPVRPKAKINKGDFVAQVNIGEPSVAGLTFYLGDDVLLTREDLIEYWKDSIVARLVSNRLDAVYSEHALPLRDFDSSIYTSVDERIYDVSIAFAPQDRDSVQPLFFSTLASLRDHGVSSEEFDVVMAGYRSSRKHADDDWFKRGAEAFAEDRTYQLAEGEPSQSLADYKRSLDQLLATTSLDDINQHARNMLSYSYDMFVGTDHTESIEQAKQTLPEWKSMYGMPGVTSNRISTDVDGLIEVESVDPLPAAIDGKNGQLTWSLENGIDVLFDPENDSDFAHIVYMSAGGKAVLDRELLPASQLLLATIIKSGVGQFNGVQLKAYVRKNDIDVQSYINGTEHGFEISVPTDQVNDALKLLYNVMTYPKFSEQQLDVLKKEYSDELLSYVKSPLGQWYDAIETNTYAQQSVYFPTKAHDFENVTVDQVQQVYDELFRKSRNSKLVIVAGLDSAQVAEGVKNFVATISQEEAPMPSYRVNYNDRPDSKVNLAINDEQNSRYRLRAINKSARAQDAKLVLVDKVIQRILARRLDAYVREELSLDYAPDSYYSTDYNEPATDWTLEAQVAAEDLPKVEQAIDKVIQELIAEVTQEEFTIAREQLDAYIKDTINYPSDVAWFRALTLVNGFGEEAFTQAREMAKTILLEDVRVRIVESFGQGAEKYKYILSPLDQ; encoded by the coding sequence ATGAAGAAAATCCTGATTTTGGTCGTCTTGCTGCTGACAGCTTGTGCTCAGCAAACGACTAGCATTCCCATTGAGAAGAATACCAACTGGACGTCTGGTCAGTTAAACAACGGGTTAAAGTATCACATCTATCCGATTGATACCGAAGCCTTGTCTCTTCGCTTGTTTATTCATGCGGGATCTCTCGAAGAAACCCCAGACCAACTTGGATACGCTCATTTTGTCGAGCATATGGCATTTAATGGCAGTGAAAACTTTACCCCTAACGAAGTCATTGAACTGATGGAAAAAACGGGTGCGAGTGGGGACGATGTCAACGCTTACACTTCATATGAGGAAACGGTTTACACACTGAGTTTACCCAATCAAGATGAGCTCGATAAGGCGATGCTTTGGTTAAGAGATGTTGCCAATCGCGTCACATTCTCGCCTGATGAAGTTGAACGCGAAAAAGGCGTTGTACTTGCAGAATATCGCCGCAGGGCCCCGGAAAATCGCTCTTTCTACGATAAAGCTTATGAAAACAGTATTAAAGGAACGCCTTATGAGGGAAAGGCGGCGATCGGTACGGCAGAGAGCATTCAAAACGCGACATCTCAATCGCTCAAAGCGTTTTATGATACTTGGTATCAGCCCCAATTGAGTGAGCTAATTATTGTAGGTGACATTAAGCGCGAAGATGCCAGAGAGCTGATTAAAAAAATGTTCTCTGATTGGCAATCGACCAGTGACTCTCAACCTCCTGTTCGACCAAAAGCGAAGATCAATAAAGGTGATTTTGTCGCGCAAGTTAACATTGGTGAACCGTCTGTGGCCGGACTAACATTCTACCTTGGTGATGATGTGCTGCTAACGAGAGAAGATCTTATTGAGTATTGGAAAGACAGTATCGTTGCGCGACTTGTATCAAATCGCTTGGATGCCGTTTACTCAGAGCATGCGTTACCGTTACGCGACTTCGATTCTAGCATATACACTAGCGTGGATGAACGGATATACGACGTATCTATTGCATTTGCTCCACAAGACAGAGATAGCGTCCAGCCTTTGTTTTTTAGTACTTTGGCGTCACTGAGGGATCATGGTGTGAGTTCGGAGGAATTCGATGTTGTGATGGCGGGGTATCGTAGTAGTCGTAAACATGCTGATGATGATTGGTTTAAGCGTGGAGCAGAAGCTTTTGCTGAAGACAGAACGTACCAACTGGCGGAAGGCGAACCTTCTCAATCTTTAGCTGACTATAAGCGCAGCCTTGATCAACTGCTAGCAACAACCAGTCTTGATGATATTAATCAACATGCGAGAAATATGCTATCTTATTCATATGATATGTTCGTTGGCACTGATCACACAGAATCAATTGAGCAAGCGAAGCAAACTCTACCAGAGTGGAAAAGCATGTATGGAATGCCTGGTGTTACCAGTAATCGTATCAGTACAGACGTAGATGGGCTAATTGAAGTGGAGTCTGTTGACCCACTACCTGCCGCTATCGATGGGAAAAATGGTCAACTAACCTGGTCCTTGGAGAACGGCATCGATGTGTTGTTCGATCCTGAAAATGACAGCGATTTTGCCCACATTGTTTACATGTCAGCTGGCGGTAAAGCCGTATTGGATAGGGAGCTGCTACCTGCATCTCAACTTCTGCTTGCAACGATCATCAAGAGCGGTGTCGGTCAATTTAATGGGGTACAACTAAAAGCGTATGTCCGCAAAAATGACATTGATGTGCAAAGTTACATTAATGGCACGGAACATGGTTTCGAAATTAGTGTACCTACAGATCAGGTCAATGATGCCCTAAAACTTCTATACAACGTAATGACATACCCCAAGTTCAGTGAACAGCAGCTTGACGTGTTGAAGAAGGAATACTCTGATGAACTTCTGTCTTACGTCAAATCTCCACTTGGCCAATGGTATGACGCCATTGAGACGAATACCTACGCGCAGCAAAGCGTCTATTTTCCTACCAAAGCTCATGACTTTGAGAACGTAACGGTCGATCAAGTTCAACAAGTCTATGATGAACTATTCAGGAAATCACGAAATAGTAAACTGGTCATTGTGGCTGGTTTGGATTCAGCGCAGGTTGCAGAGGGTGTGAAGAATTTTGTAGCGACCATCTCACAGGAAGAGGCGCCAATGCCATCTTATCGGGTGAATTATAATGATCGCCCTGACAGCAAAGTTAATCTGGCGATCAACGATGAACAAAATAGCCGTTATAGATTACGCGCCATCAACAAATCGGCTCGGGCTCAGGATGCAAAACTGGTATTAGTTGATAAAGTTATTCAACGTATTCTAGCAAGACGATTGGATGCATATGTGCGTGAAGAGCTGAGTTTAGACTACGCTCCAGATAGCTACTATTCTACGGACTACAATGAACCTGCAACAGATTGGACGCTCGAAGCGCAAGTCGCCGCAGAGGATCTGCCCAAGGTAGAGCAAGCTATCGACAAGGTGATTCAAGAACTCATTGCTGAAGTGACCCAAGAAGAATTTACTATCGCTAGGGAACAACTGGATGCGTATATCAAAGACACGATCAACTACCCCTCTGATGTCGCTTGGTTCCGTGCTTTAACCTTGGTGAATGGTTTTGGTGAGGAAGCCTTTACTCAGGCAAGAGAGATGGCAAAAACCATATTGCTAGAAGACGTGAGAGTCCGTATCGTTGAATCATTTGGTCAAGGTGCAGAGAAATACAAATACATACTTAGTCCCCTCGATCAATAA
- the trxB gene encoding thioredoxin-disulfide reductase produces the protein MSDVKHSKLLILGSGPAGYTAAVYAARANLNPVLVTGMQQGGQLTTTTEVENWPGDPEGLTGPALMERMKEHAERFETEIVFDHINEVDFSQRPFQLKGDSSEYTCDALIISTGASAKYLGLESEEAFKGRGVSACATCDGFFYRNQKVAVVGGGNTAVEEALYLSNIASEVHLIHRRDSFRAEKILVKRLMDKVENGNIILHTDRTLEEVTGDDMGVTGVRIKDTQSDSIEELEVMGAFIAIGHQPNTGIFEGQLEMKDGYIIVQSGLEGNATETSVPGVFAAGDVMDHNYRQAITSAGTGCMAALDAERYLDALADSK, from the coding sequence ATGAGCGACGTAAAACACAGTAAGCTACTTATTCTTGGTTCTGGTCCTGCAGGCTACACAGCCGCGGTTTACGCTGCGCGCGCTAATCTTAATCCAGTACTCGTCACAGGCATGCAGCAAGGCGGTCAGTTAACGACGACAACCGAAGTTGAGAACTGGCCTGGTGATCCTGAAGGCCTAACAGGGCCAGCATTGATGGAGCGCATGAAAGAACATGCCGAGCGCTTTGAGACTGAGATCGTGTTTGATCACATCAACGAGGTTGATTTCAGCCAGCGCCCATTCCAACTAAAAGGCGATAGTAGCGAATACACGTGTGATGCGTTGATCATCTCTACCGGTGCATCTGCCAAATACCTTGGCCTTGAATCCGAAGAAGCATTTAAAGGTCGTGGTGTCTCAGCATGTGCAACCTGTGATGGTTTCTTCTACCGCAACCAAAAAGTGGCGGTTGTAGGCGGCGGCAACACCGCTGTTGAAGAAGCGCTTTACCTCTCTAACATTGCTTCAGAAGTGCACCTAATTCATCGTCGTGACAGCTTCAGAGCCGAAAAGATTCTGGTTAAACGCTTGATGGACAAAGTCGAAAACGGCAATATCATTCTTCATACTGATCGTACTCTAGAAGAAGTTACCGGGGACGATATGGGTGTGACCGGCGTTCGCATTAAAGACACCCAGTCAGATTCTATCGAAGAATTGGAGGTGATGGGCGCGTTCATCGCAATTGGTCACCAACCTAATACTGGCATTTTCGAAGGCCAGCTAGAAATGAAAGATGGCTATATCATCGTTCAATCGGGTCTTGAAGGTAATGCAACTGAGACTAGTGTTCCCGGTGTTTTCGCCGCTGGTGACGTCATGGATCACAACTATCGTCAGGCCATCACGTCAGCGGGAACAGGCTGTATGGCTGCACTAGATGCAGAGCGTTATTTAGATGCGCTAGCAGACAGTAAATAA
- the cydD gene encoding cysteine/glutathione ABC transporter permease/ATP-binding protein CydD: MDKKKQRSLNKWLKQQSKLAKRWLMIAVGLGVLSSVFLLAQAALLATILHQLIIEQVDKYELIPYFLGLAAVIGVRALCSWGREIAGYRCGEQIRLYIRQLILDKLRELGPAYIKGKPAGSWATLLLEQVEDMHDFFARYLPQMSLSVLVPFVILIVVFPVNWAAGLIFLLTAPLVPMFMALVGMKAADANRKNFKALQRLSGHFYDRLQSMTTIRLFDRTKAETEVMRGASEVFRTRTMDVLKIAFLSSAVLEFFTSISIALTAVYFGFAFIGELNFGDYGAGVTLMAGLFILVLAPEFYQPLRDLGTFYHAKQQAVGAAESIVEFLDTDVGAVRSGDKTLSANNAISIQAKDLEVFSPEGTKLLGPVSFELSTAQTTALVGPSGAGKTSLINAILGFLPYQGSLIINGIERTELNLENWREKISWVGQNPLLLHGSIRDNITLGKDNVSDDAIQTALQESFSAEFVEQHGLDYAVSDRSGGLSVGQAQRLALARAMVQNGQFWLLDEPTASLDTRSERLVMQGLAGQVEGKTTLMVTHQLSHLQSVEQILVMENGEIVQSGPYNKLCNQEGLFQNMLQASNALNQANKGNLDA; the protein is encoded by the coding sequence ATGGACAAAAAGAAACAGCGCAGCTTGAATAAATGGCTCAAGCAGCAAAGTAAGTTAGCGAAACGCTGGCTAATGATTGCTGTTGGCCTCGGCGTACTTTCAAGCGTGTTCTTGTTAGCTCAAGCAGCCTTGCTCGCCACCATTCTTCATCAATTGATCATTGAACAGGTCGACAAATATGAACTGATTCCATATTTCCTAGGTTTAGCTGCCGTTATTGGCGTTAGAGCACTGTGTTCATGGGGTCGGGAGATCGCAGGTTATCGCTGCGGTGAGCAAATTCGTCTCTATATACGTCAGCTTATTCTCGATAAACTTCGAGAGTTAGGACCCGCTTACATCAAAGGTAAACCTGCTGGTTCTTGGGCCACACTGCTGCTTGAACAAGTAGAAGATATGCATGATTTCTTTGCTCGCTATCTACCTCAGATGTCCTTATCTGTGCTGGTTCCTTTCGTGATTCTTATTGTTGTCTTCCCAGTGAACTGGGCAGCTGGACTTATCTTCTTGCTAACTGCCCCCTTAGTGCCGATGTTTATGGCCCTAGTTGGTATGAAAGCAGCCGACGCAAACCGCAAAAATTTCAAAGCGTTGCAACGTTTGTCCGGTCACTTTTATGACCGTTTACAGTCGATGACCACCATTCGTCTGTTTGACCGAACCAAAGCGGAAACTGAAGTGATGCGCGGCGCTTCCGAAGTGTTCCGAACTCGCACAATGGATGTTCTTAAGATTGCGTTTCTTTCATCTGCCGTTCTGGAATTCTTTACCTCTATTTCCATTGCACTGACTGCCGTTTATTTCGGTTTTGCCTTTATCGGCGAGCTTAACTTTGGCGACTATGGTGCGGGTGTAACCTTAATGGCTGGTCTGTTCATTCTGGTGCTGGCTCCTGAGTTTTATCAGCCGCTGCGTGATTTAGGCACTTTCTATCATGCTAAGCAACAAGCGGTTGGGGCTGCTGAAAGCATTGTTGAGTTCCTTGATACTGATGTCGGTGCCGTTCGTTCAGGTGACAAAACGCTCAGCGCGAATAACGCAATTTCAATCCAAGCAAAAGATTTAGAGGTGTTCTCACCTGAAGGCACTAAATTGCTTGGCCCGGTGAGTTTTGAGCTCTCGACGGCTCAAACGACAGCTTTAGTTGGCCCAAGTGGCGCGGGCAAAACCAGCTTAATCAATGCGATACTCGGATTCCTACCATATCAAGGCTCACTCATCATCAATGGTATTGAAAGAACAGAACTGAACCTCGAGAACTGGCGAGAAAAAATCAGCTGGGTTGGCCAGAACCCGTTGCTGTTACATGGTTCTATTCGTGACAACATCACGTTGGGCAAAGACAACGTTTCAGATGACGCCATCCAAACCGCATTGCAAGAGTCTTTCTCAGCAGAATTCGTTGAGCAACACGGGCTCGATTACGCCGTATCTGATCGCTCTGGTGGCCTTTCCGTCGGTCAGGCGCAACGACTTGCTTTGGCAAGGGCAATGGTTCAAAACGGTCAGTTCTGGTTGCTTGATGAACCAACCGCAAGTCTGGATACACGCAGTGAGCGCTTGGTTATGCAGGGTTTGGCTGGTCAGGTAGAAGGTAAAACAACACTGATGGTCACCCACCAACTCAGCCATCTACAAAGCGTTGAACAGATTCTGGTCATGGAAAATGGCGAGATTGTTCAAAGTGGTCCCTACAACAAACTCTGCAATCAAGAGGGGTTATTCCAAAATATGCTTCAGGCGAGTAATGCTCTCAACCAAGCCAATAAGGGGAATCTCGATGCGTGA